The DNA region CCATAACCACTTAAAGACCTATATAGATTATACCAGGAGAAAAAAATCCAGCGCCTCCAAGGGCTGGCTCGCCGGTGCATCTCCATTTCGCCGTAATGGAAATCGCCCGCGTTTTTATAGTCTCCCTCGTTTTCATAATTGATCCTAATATACCTGTAAAGCTCCTCAACTCTTGCATACTCGGCTTTGTTTGGTTTTGAAATCTTTAAATAGGGCCATCTCCAAAACAATGCAATATTGATAAGATTGGCTTTAGCCCTATAGAAAAGAGATGGTTCCTTCTCATCTAACAATACCTCATCATAGACAGCTTGCCGAATCGGTAACCATTTCACATCCTTTCTAAAAAACCAATTACTGTAAGAATGCCAAGTTATATTACGATATTCAATGTGCCGCAAATCTGTGCCAGCAAACGCCACATTGGCAAGCGATAGGTCCTGAAACCTTACCACCGTGCTGTGCTCAATCTTAAGGTCACGAAAATTACCAATAAAAGGGTGATCCCGCTCTTTTGGAGATTGGAAATTAATTGTTGCAAAAGTCGCCTGGCCTGCAAATTGGGCGGCAGTAAAAATAGCCTGATCGTCAAACTCGGTTTCAGAAAAGTCAACATTGCCATTAAATTTAGCCAGATAAAAGTTAGCCCTTCCACAAAATTTTGCTTTAATAAAACTGACAAATACGCCAAATTTAACCTGGGAAAAGTTGGTCTCGCCTGAAAATTGCGAATTCTCAAAGAATGTCCAACTATTAAATTCAGCATGTTCAAAATTGGCATTATGAAATACTTGGCGTGCAAATAAAAGCATATCACCCGGGAAAAAGACACCGCGGAAGTTATAGTCTTTTCGCTCCAATTTCTCCATAATTGAAGCGCTAAAGGCATTTAAATCTTTATCCAACTGACGGGAATGTAAAATGCACATGCCCTCTGGGTCTGATTCTAATTGGGGATTCTGGCATAAATCAGGATAATAAACGTCTTTTCTCCTAGGCTTGTTGAAATTACAAGTCGGCATAATATTATTTACCTATTGAGCAAGGTCTTCTTTAAAACATAGTGGCCTTTGTATAAAGTAAATGACATCACCGCTCCAAAATCACCACCGCCAAGGCCCGGCTATCTTCGTCGGTGAGGGACAGGTGCATGTTGGCGATGCCCGCGGTCTCACAGAGGGCCGCGGCCCGGCCGCTTACGAAAATTTCGGGCTTGCCTATGGGGTTGGGGACTACCTCCACCTCCCGCCAGCGGATGCCGCCTTTGCGCAGGCCCACCCCTAACGCCTTGGAAAAGGCTTCCTTCGCGGCAAAGCGCATGGCCAGGGCGGACGCGGCCCAGGCCTTCCCCCGGCAGTAGGCGATCTCCCGGCTCGTGAAGACGCGGTCTAAAAACCGGTCGCCATAGCGCTCCAAGACCCGCTCGATCCGGGCCACCTTCACCAGGTCAACGCCGATGCCGTAAATCATAGAAACCAGTAATCAGTTATCAGCTTTCAGTTTTGGCCAAGATAAACACCGCTCCGGTCATAGAGACCACGGGCTAGCCGTTACTTCTTTGGTTCTTTTTTGACGGCCGGGGCCTCTGCTTTGCCCATACAGCCCGATTCGCTGCACGCCGGGCACTTTTTGGGTTTGCACCGGGTCTCCACTTTTTCGCCACATTTCTCGCAGGTAAAGACGGCCATGTTGATATCCTCCAGAGCTAACAGGTTATAATTGCTGCCTCCATCCTAAGTCTGGATGTCGTGTCCATCATGTGACGGGATTAGGCTTCGGGCTCCGCCTGCTCTCCTTTTACCTCTTCCGCATGGCATTTAGCCAGAATTTTGTCGGTTATTTCGGGAAGATGTTCAAAGAGCCCATCCAGGGCGCCGCCGCGTTTAATGCCATGGAAAGAAATTTCGTCTCCTTTAATGACGATAAAGGCAATGGGCGTGACCATCACCCCGCCGCCACCGCCACCGCCCTCCCCTTCTTTCTTGTTGTCGGTGCCTTTTCCGCCACCCGCGCCGACCCCCAGAGAGATTCTGGAAATAGGAATCAGGGTGAATTCTCCCACCTTAATCTCCTGCCCTAAGATGGTTTCGGTTTTGGCAACGGTTTTGAGTTCATCCATGAGCTTGCCGATAATTTCCACAGCAGGAGCCGCCATAGCTTTTCTCCTTATTTATCCTTATGTTATGGTCTTGTCAGGTTTTTGAGGTCCCAGGCGAATCTCAATATCCTTATATAAGGCAGTTGAATCAAAAAAGTGGTTAGTTTCGAGGCCACCCGGTAAGGATAAATCGTCACCCGGATTTTGGCATAATTGCGGTTTTCAAAATTCACCGACAGAGAAACATTCTCCAGGTGGATATTGCTTGCCACCGCAAAAAGCAGGCCGTTCCACATGGGGTCAGGCAGGGAGATGGCGGCTTGCGAATCCCGGAAATTGAGCGTTTTAAAGACTTCCAGCATGAAGCGCCAGACCCGATGAATTAATTCCAGGCACAGTTCCCGCTTGGCCCACAGCCGCTTAAGCACCGCCCAGCCACGCCTTTCCCTCTTTTCGGTGCTGGCTTCCTGCTTTTTGGGTTTCTCCTCAGCCAAGCTTTTCTTCAGGGACAGGCCCAGCCATCTGATCTTGAGCCAGTTCTCTCCGGAATCGTACCCCAGGGAAATGGGGGCCGCCAGAATGACCACCCCCATCAGAATCACACTCAGAATCAAGTAGCTCATAGGGCTTCCAGAAAGCCTCGGGGAAAGCATAGGCAGGGGGCTAGCCCCCTGTCCTCACTCTTTCCCGCGCGGAAAGGCGAACTCCAGGGCCTCGTCCAGGCGCGAAACCAAGTGAAAGGTGAGTTCACCCCGCACGGACTCGGGAATCTCCTCCAGGTCCACCTGGTTTTGGGCCGGGAGAATGATCTCCTGGATACCGGCCCGGTGCGCGGCCAGGACCTTGTTCTTGATGCCGCCCACCGGGAGCACATGGCCCCGGAGGGTGATTTCGCCGGTCATGGCCAGGTTTTTTTTCACGGCGCGGCCCGATAAGAGCGACACCAGGGCAGTGAGCATGGCCACCCCGGCAGAGGGGCCGTCCTTGGGGATGGCGCCCGCAGGCACGTGGATGTGGAGGTCGGACTTCTCGAAGAAGTCTTCCTCGATCCCCAGGAAGGGGGCCCGCGCCCGAATGTAGGACAACGCGGCGTTGGCGGACTCTTTCATGACATCACCCAACTGCCCGGTGAGTTTCAGGCTCCCCTTGCCCGGCATGCGCAGGACTTCAATGAAGAGGATGTCGCCGCCGGTTGGGGTCCAGGCCAGCCCCGTGGCCACGCCCGGTTCGGGGTGATCCAGAGCCGCGTCCCGGAAAAAGCGCGGCGGTCCCAAGTACTGGGTCACGTCAGCGTCATCGATCTTGACCTGCTGACGGCCGCCTTCCGCCACTTCCCGGGCCACGCCCCGGCAGAGCGCGGCGATTTCCCGCTCCAGGTTCCGTAGCCCCGCCTCCCGAGTGTAGGAGGCGATGACCCGGCGGACGGCCTCGCGGGTGAGCTCCATCTGCTCGACAGTCAGACCGTGAGCCTCCAGTTGCCGGGGCAGGAGGTGGCTGAAGGCGATCTCCAGCTTCTCCTCCTCGGTGTAGCCGGTGAGTTCCAAGACCTCCATGCGGTCCCGCAGGGCCGGCGGGATGGGGTCCAGAAGATTGGCGGTGGTGATAAACATGACCTTGGACAGGTCGAAGTCCACCTCCAGGTAATGGTCGGAAAAAGTGTTATTCTGTTCCGGGTCCAAAACCTCCAAGAGGGCAGACGATGGGTCTCCCCTAAAATCGGCCCCGATCTTGTCCACTTCATCCAGAATAAACACCGGGTTGTTGGAGCCGGCTTTGCGGATGGACTGGATGATGCGGCCAGGGAGAGCCCCCACATAAGTGCGGCGATGGCCCCGAATCTCGGCTTCATCCCGGACCCCCCCTAACGAGAGGCGCACAAACTTGCGGCCCAGTGCCCTTGCGATGGAGCGGCCTAAAGAGGTCTTGCCGGTGCCCGGCGGGCCTACGAAGCAAAGGATGGGGCCTTTCAGGTCG from Desulfobaccales bacterium includes:
- a CDS encoding pentapeptide repeat-containing protein, with amino-acid sequence MPTCNFNKPRRKDVYYPDLCQNPQLESDPEGMCILHSRQLDKDLNAFSASIMEKLERKDYNFRGVFFPGDMLLFARQVFHNANFEHAEFNSWTFFENSQFSGETNFSQVKFGVFVSFIKAKFCGRANFYLAKFNGNVDFSETEFDDQAIFTAAQFAGQATFATINFQSPKERDHPFIGNFRDLKIEHSTVVRFQDLSLANVAFAGTDLRHIEYRNITWHSYSNWFFRKDVKWLPIRQAVYDEVLLDEKEPSLFYRAKANLINIALFWRWPYLKISKPNKAEYARVEELYRYIRINYENEGDYKNAGDFHYGEMEMHRRASPWRRWIFFSWYNLYRSLSGYGERPLWALMWLVILLFGLSGLVWRLGLEVVNPLHIADFGDSFIYLLQKATLQRPTWAEPVTFMGKLIAGFSVLLIPGQTALFLLALRNRLGRRR
- the acpS gene encoding holo-ACP synthase, giving the protein MIYGIGVDLVKVARIERVLERYGDRFLDRVFTSREIAYCRGKAWAASALAMRFAAKEAFSKALGVGLRKGGIRWREVEVVPNPIGKPEIFVSGRAAALCETAGIANMHLSLTDEDSRALAVVILER
- a CDS encoding rubredoxin, whose amino-acid sequence is MAVFTCEKCGEKVETRCKPKKCPACSESGCMGKAEAPAVKKEPKK
- a CDS encoding spore germination protein GerW family protein, whose translation is MAAPAVEIIGKLMDELKTVAKTETILGQEIKVGEFTLIPISRISLGVGAGGGKGTDNKKEGEGGGGGGGVMVTPIAFIVIKGDEISFHGIKRGGALDGLFEHLPEITDKILAKCHAEEVKGEQAEPEA
- the lon gene encoding endopeptidase La; protein product: MTNHHETDEIQVAIPSDEQPGPRILPILPATDLVLFPRIVMPLALWEEPAQKLVHEVLLQDKTLGFLTSKEEKPTGFDPNNFYNVGTAAVILKMRKADDDSVRLLIQGLYRFRVESWVGQEPYLMARITPIPEEYEPSLEVEALVSNVKGLFLKMLELSPYLPSELGALVREFSDPRVLADVTAGSLNISKAEKQEMLETIDVTERLRKVLTAINRELEILELGKKIQGQVKTEMDKAQKEYYIREHIKVLQKELGEGDDRTRDVDDLQFRLEEAELPPHAMKEAERELNRLKRTPPTSPDHQVIRNFLEWLIELPWAKSTEDNLDLHQAREILDEDHYDLEKVKKRILEYLAVRKLKPDLKGPILCFVGPPGTGKTSLGRSIARALGRKFVRLSLGGVRDEAEIRGHRRTYVGALPGRIIQSIRKAGSNNPVFILDEVDKIGADFRGDPSSALLEVLDPEQNNTFSDHYLEVDFDLSKVMFITTANLLDPIPPALRDRMEVLELTGYTEEEKLEIAFSHLLPRQLEAHGLTVEQMELTREAVRRVIASYTREAGLRNLEREIAALCRGVAREVAEGGRQQVKIDDADVTQYLGPPRFFRDAALDHPEPGVATGLAWTPTGGDILFIEVLRMPGKGSLKLTGQLGDVMKESANAALSYIRARAPFLGIEEDFFEKSDLHIHVPAGAIPKDGPSAGVAMLTALVSLLSGRAVKKNLAMTGEITLRGHVLPVGGIKNKVLAAHRAGIQEIILPAQNQVDLEEIPESVRGELTFHLVSRLDEALEFAFPRGKE